The following is a genomic window from Rhinoraja longicauda isolate Sanriku21f chromosome 26, sRhiLon1.1, whole genome shotgun sequence.
gtggaaacaggccctttggcccaactcaccacaccagccaacaatgtcccagctaccctagtcccacttgcctgtgcttggtccataaccctcaatctgtcctatccatgtacttgtctaactgtttcttaaacgatgggatagtcccagcctcaactacctcctcaggcagcttgttccatacacccaccaccatctggtgaaaaagttaccccatggattcctattaaatcttttccccttcatcttgaatctatgtcctctggtcctcgatttcccccactctgggtaaaagactgtgcatctacccacttGATTAACTCATTGGCCTCTGAGGTGTTTCTTCATGGTGTCAAGAATTTGAGATTTCTCCTGACTTTTGttttggtggtgggggtgtgtgcacAAGGGATGACTCGACTGGGTTGAATGGTAGAGAAAAATCTAGAAGCTTGATAGATCACATGCAGTATGAAGGCAAGTATGAAGAAACAGCATTCTTCAAGCTTCTTCCAACTCTACAATCAGATTTCAAAAATGTAGTGCACACTTTCATCAATTTGATGCGTGTTTGGAATTTATTGGGTTAATGCATCAGTGGCTATATGTTTTATACGGTCACTGGTATTTCTAATAATGGTCTGGTGCTTTTTGTGAAATATTGTAAAATGTGAAAATGTAACCTTTATCCATTTTTGTCATTTTAGAGCTGAACAAGAATCCTGTTGATGGTTTTTCAGCTGGGTTAATTGATGACAATGACCTGTACAGGTGGGAAGTACTTATCATAGGTCCACCTGACACTCTGTAGTAAGTATTGCACTGATCTGTATAGAGAGAAATTATTATGCTATATTTTGCAGAAGTCCCACTACACTGGGATTTCTAAAATGGATATGTTGGCAATGTTTCACCAGTGTGATGAGAGGAGAAAGCTGATGATGCTTAAAAGGTTAAAAGTTACGTTGGCAATTGACCAAGTAGAAAAAAGTTGTCTTGGAACTTAACAGTAttaggatggagaggggagaaagtcCTGTTTTCATGTAACCTCTTGCAGTAATcggacaccattgtctcttagTAACTCAACTGTTACTTTAACTGTGAGCAACCATTGAAATATACAAGCAATCGCTTCTATTGACACTTCTGCAATAATACTGTTTAACAATGTGGCATGTAggttttagtatttttagcttgcagtaccaAAATAAAGTCCTGTTGGGGGGTCGAGTAGCTGTTCTGAATACTCTCGCCCCCTAAACCTCCTTTTAacccccattgacacaattgtcatTACAGTGTGATTTTTATTCTATAACAAAAGGTTGCTTAGGAACTTAACTATCGTGTTATAGCAAGGCCACTTGTAATAAGAATATAATACTTTTCTAGGCAGAGGCAACCTGATTTTACGTATTTGATATGTGCGTTGGGTTAATGTAATTAACATTGTAGATAAAGGGACACCAGTAAATGGAATGTATTGATTTCCTAAAAGGTTTTGCACAAAAAAAGACTTGTGGCTTTGATGACGATATATCAACATGGTTAGAGGTATGTCTGGCAAAATTAAAGTAATTTTTATGATGCAGTACAGATTAATCTCAGCGGATCTGTTTACAATGTATTAATGACAGGTGATAACGCAGTAGACTGTTCAGATTTGATAGGGAGATGGAAGGGAAACTAGGAAAGGGGATCTTGGtgaagtttgaggaaggatattcttgctattgagggcgtgcagcgtaggttcactaagttgattcccggaatggcgggactgtcgtatgttgaaaggctggagcaattaggcttgtatacactggaatttagaaggatgaggggggatcttattgaaacatataagataattaggggattggacacattagaggcaggaaacatgttcccaatgttgggggagtccagaacaagtggccacagtttaagaataaggggtaggccatttagaacagagatgaggaagaactttttcagtcagagagtggtgaaggtgtggaattatctgcctcagaaggcagtggaggccagttcgttggatgctttcaagggagagctgtatagagctcttaaggatagcggagtgagggggtatggggagaaggcaggaacggggtactgattgagagtgatcagccatgatcgcattgaatggcggtgctggctcgaagggctgaatggcctactcctgcacctattgtctattgatgtaggGTGTTTTTGTTGTTGGAAAATACAGTTACGTattgtagatttttttaaatggattgaGTCTCAATATCAGTATACTGTGAGCAGGAGGTCCTTGTAGAAGAATcgtaaaaatgctggaatagcaagTAAGGCCTGTGTACCGTCAGACTTTTTTGCAAAACGAATGGAGTGCCTATGCAGAGACGATTTTCGATAACTGCGCATGGCTTTGAAACaatgttgatttttttaataATGATTATCTACCAACTTCGGTTTGGTAGCCTAGTCTACTTTGTTAATATGCTAATGGTACAAATATCAATGTCTATATGGTGTTTGGCGTGTTGTTTTGCCTTCTCTCAATATTAATAGTTTGTGAGATATGTAACTAAAGTATGTTTTATTTGACTATTTATAATATACCAAACGTTGGATATGCAAAATCTGTTGATCCCTGCCATGCGAAGTTTTCATTTTAGATGTTTCGTTTTAAAAATATTGCCAAAATGAGTCATATTTTGCTATGTGCGTACCTGTGGCTTTTTACTGTTGAAATGTATTGTAAAATATAGGAAGCTGTGGTAGTTATTTTCAGTTCTCTAGCTTGTACTCTGGGTTAATCCCCacaatgacatttaaaaataCAAATTTGTTTGTACTTTGGGGCatcaaatggcagaagagttgatcaTGATGGCACAAATTCTGCAACATTTAGTATTCCCATCTTCTTTCTGGTCTAAGTTCAAGAGGAACTTTATTTTATAGGCCCTCTTTACAATCTTAAACTACCGTACAACTAAAATATTTTGAAGTGTAATCATTTTGTACTGTACAAAATGCTGTGTGGAAGCTCACCTCTCCACAGTAGATAATAAACATGGGATAACAATGAAGTTAGTTGACTGGGTATTGTCTGGGACTTGGGAGGACATTCCCTGCTCATTTAGTGTAATAGGGTTTTCTCCTCATCCTTTTGAGGGCCAATCTGTTCTGCATCCTCTGCAGATGCAGCTGCTCCAACAATGCAGCATTCTTCAGTGCTTCACTTTGTCAGCCAAGATTGGACTTCAGAGGTAAAACCGTTACATGTAATACCTAGATTTAATGCTCCCTATTCACTGGTTGGCTCATTTGTTATCTAAACTGCTCTTATTTACATCAAAAAACTTTAACTCTTGGAGGATAATCAAGGCCATGGAAAATTAAGATGCCCATattctcatagaaacattgacCAGGGTTTTTTTTACCCCTTCATGGGTCTTTTTTTATTCTAACATCCCTTCCCAGATGGAGAACATTTGAATAATACCTTCACCTCTTTGATTAGCATAGAGTGGCTTACAGCTATTTGGTTAACAATGCTGTCCCCAAATCAGTTTCACGAATAACAGTTCTAAAAGGCACAAAGTTTGAGGTACAAATTTCCTCTTGAGCTATGTGTAGGGATTGGGGAAGTTGTTGGTGGTGAGAGGTTAAAAAGGATGGTGAGTGAAGGAAACGTGTCTAAATTGCCTACATCAAATCCATAATAGTGGCATGGTGTAGGAGAGATATATTTCCCGTCGCTCAATATCGACCACCATCTGTAGAATTATACAATGTTTTTGTCATGATTCTAGAATTGAATTTGATCTCCATAAATCTGTTGCAGAAACTAATTGTTGTACTTTTTCTCCACAGTGAAGGTGGTGTGTTCAAAGCTCATCTCACCTTCCCTAAAGACTATCCCCTCAGGCCGCCAAAGATGAAATTCATCACAGAAATCTGGCATCCAAATGGTGAGAGCAAAGTCAACAGTGGTGGAAGAGCTTGGCTATGGATTGGGGGATTGGTGGGAAAGAAGGGGGAAGCACAATTTTGCAGTTCAGAAAAATCCTTTCTTGTAAAGCTCCAATAATTTctttttgcagatggcacaattaTAATATCCCATTAAATTCCAGATAATTTGTACCTGCTTTTATGCCAGTGAACCTTATTCCAGCATCCAGTCAGGGAGGAGTGAATCAATGCAGTGGCACAAGGATAAATCAGGCGTTCAAAATTAATGCACTCGGTGGCCAACTGAAACCTTATATTCCAAACTTTTTGCAAGGTTTTGAACTTGATAAGCCGAGAAATAAAACCAAGCATTCTATGTGGAAATGTGTAATACACAACCTCGCGGCTCAATGAAATGATTTCAAGCTGTGACGAGTGAGAGAACAGGACTCCCATCTACTGCATTTAGTGCTCAGGATATGACCCCCACTACATTGAGACCAAGTGCAAATTAGCCGATTGATTTACAGCACACCTGCACTCTGTGATGGCTCTCCTGAGCTCTCTGTTGCAAGCCTTTTCCCCTTCCTACTCTGACCTGTCTGCCTCTGCCTTCGCCACTGCCTGGGTAAGACTCAATGCAAACATTGTCCCATTCTGCCTCTGTAGTCTACAACCTAAGCATTACATTTGCTAGTTTGGGGTGATTCGCCAATCCAGTCTTTTTTCCCTCTTTATCCCTCCTGTTCCTCATTTTTGTCTTCCTTCCCTTACCCTTCCTTTCCAGCCCTAGTCACCCATTTTTGGTTCCCTCCACACACTTCACCCAAAGGACCCACTTCCAGCCACCCCCATCTGGTTCTGGATCCATCTGCCCTTCACCTCTCGCTTAATGGCTTCTGTCAAATCTAATTCTAGAAAAGGTAGCCTCTGTTCCTGCTTATCGCCATCAAGCAGTTGTCTCTGGAACCATCTGGCTCTTTTTATCTGCTTCCATCTATCATCTACCTCCCAACTCTACCTCATCCCCCTCTATACCTGTCTCTATACCTGTCTCCATCTGCCCACCATCCGTTATCCCCCCTGGTCTCCCCGCACCTgtctcaccaccccctcccctctctatgcTGGTTATTTTCCCCCTCAGCTactgatgctgcgtgacctgttgAGTAGATTACTTGTTCCAAatttcagcatctgaagttttttgGGATTGTTGTGTTTTAGTGAACATCAATTGTTTCCTTAATGTTCGCAGTGCTCTTTAGTACCAAATTTGGCAATGACCAGTAACCCCCACAttacagggtgggggaggggctaaGTGTTGCATACCTAGAAACTGGTCATATCAAGATATGAAAGCGAATCATCTGCACAAGAAGCACTGAGAAAATTTGAATTATTTTCCATGCAAATTCCATGAGTGAATTTTGCCAAGGTAATTCTCCGTAAATCCAATGGCTGTAACGTAGGGTACCCCTGTAATCTTTTAATTAGTTTATGTCCCATTCACACTGGCCGAATCTGGTTCATGATCAATGATTTCAGTTTTGTACAAGTATTATTTGGTGATTGCAAATCTACTAGAAGGTTGGTTTCAAAAAATAAGTTTTCCATGTGTCAATATATTGAAAAATGAAAAGAACACTTAAGATTTTGTAACTTTAATCTTTTTTTGCTCTGTTAAAGTTGATAAGAATGGCGAGGTATGCATCTCTATTCTACACGAGCCTGGTGAGGATAAGTATGGGTATGAAAAGCCTGAAGAACGCTGGCTGCCAATCCACACTGTGGAGACTATTCTTATCAGCGTGATTTCAATGTTGGCAGATCCAAATGGAGACTCACCGGCTAATGTGGATGCAGCGGTAAGAGCTTTTATTGATCAGAATTTTGGCTCCAACCTGATTACTTTCAACTTCATTATTCTCTATTTCAAGGTTTCAGTAAGATTTTCCACCACCATGTCAAAGCTTTAGAAAACATGCTCATAAAGTTTGAATCCAAAGTACTAAATTCCACACGATTTTGTTAAATCAAAAATGCTAAATTATAGATATGATTAAGTGCTCAATTGGTTTACATGTGTTAGAGCACCTAggtgaaattatttaaatattttagctGTAATATATTGGAATGCAGATTTTTTAAAGGACATTTAGCAGTTCAAATATATGAAGAATTCCATGTTCATTCTTTCCCCTCTTTTGCCCCGTCTGACCCAAACTCCACTCTGCTTTCAAATGTCCAATCCTATACTGTAAAAATGGACCTTAGCTAATTTATTGACAGAATAGAGATCTATCTAGCCTTGGACATTAAAGATGTCCAAGATGTGCTGTTCATCCCTCTTGCCTTCCATTGTTGCATCTGTAACTTGATGCTACTGGGCTTAGAGAATTCAGTGGTATTGCATTAAACTGGAGGATAACTTTAATTTTGTGTATTCTAACACTTTGCTTGGCTTCTCAGGCTCACCTTCCCATTTAAATAGGAGATGGGGAAATAGTTTTAAAAGGTTGCATGTCACTAATGATTCCCACTAAGATCTTTTAATTTATAAATGCTGCCTGGGATCTATGTAATGCGTGTCTCCATTGGAAGCTATTTGTAACTATTGGTCTTAACACCAATGGTTTCATGTGATCTTAACTGAAGCTCTACCTTGCTTTAATTTTGGTGATAATGACCTTCATTCATCCTTTGACTTTTATTAAACTGAGCATTTGAACAAATCGCTATATAACATTTTGCATGGAAAACTAATTTGTTGCCAAGTTTTTGTCGACTTGGTTCAAATATTGGGAGTTTCTAACTTTGATATAACCATTTGCTAGAATTTGGCTGACTGATTAGAAAATATATTTCAGCTTCTGATATACTGAAGGGCAAGGTGGCCAGATATGGATCATTGCTGCTCATGCAGCCTTACTGATAGTAGTTAAAGCATTGATTTCTCTTTCTTTCCATCCAACCATGATGGATCAACGTTTAACTGTTTCTGCCCCCTGCTCAATACATGCCAAAGCTAGATCTGCACAATTAGGATATAGCTTAATTGAATGTTTGTACTTCATACTTTTGTATAACAGTAATTATGATTTTGCTGAAATATCTTGTACCGTAACAGATTCTGGCATTTGCTCATTTGGTCTTTGCTCAAACTTTCCATTACCTATGCATTGTGTTGTGACTTGGTTCTGAGCAAGATTAAGTTCTTCATATTCTTACCACATTCTATCTgatgtttttttaatcaatttatcCACGGATTCTGATTCAATTCCACGCATTCTTTTGTTTTGGAAATATGTAATGTTCATTTCTGGTCATTCTTTCTGCAACATCAGTGGGTAcagttaatgttttttttaatagtgAGCAGAGGTGGGCAGTTGTAAAGTACTGCAGTTCTTTACTGAGTTGTGTCAAAATGTCTAGTTGAAGGTTGCATCCTACACCAGTGACCGAATTACACAAACTTGTCTTTGACTTAACTCAGATGAGATGTAAAACTATTTTATTCTTTCTACCTCAGTGATACCATTTGTATCCACCTCTTGAGCAGCATTTGCTTTGCAACAACCTGCTCTAAGTTCCATTTATGTTCTGCCAAGATCGCTCTGATCCTGACATCACAGCTTTGGTCCAAATATGGACAAAAGAGCTAATCTCCAATGTGAGATGAGAGTAACTACTCTTAACATTGAGACAATATTTGATCAAGTGTGGCCTTGGCTGATCTGGAGTTGATGAGAATCAGGAAACCCCTCTTGAACGATGAAACTATAAGATGTTGCTGTGTGATTTGCTTTTTCCATACAGCCAGTCATCAGCTTCAATTTTGGGCACTGGTTCTTGGAGTCATTaatatacagcactgaaacaaactctttggcctgaaaatAGTGGCCAAGGTTCTCCATCTAAGTTTTTCCCATTTGGCCTTTATTGCTCTAAATCTTATTcatgtgccttttaaatgtatgttttgtacCTACCTTAAGTATTTCCTGTGGCAGCTTCTTcctgcttaatggcatctttctatagcagggtgactgagcacaatactccaagtgcagcctcatcaatgtcttgtacaactgtaatataatgtCTTCTATATGCAATTTCCTGACTGAAAGCTAGCATGCCAAAGCCTTTGTATTCTGATTTGATTTATTAGTTTGTTTTGAATTGCTATTTGCAGAAAGAGTGGAGGGAAGACCGCAATGGTGAATTCAAAAGGAAAGTTGCACGCTGTGTAAGAAAAAGTCAGGAGACGGCGTTTGAGTGAATTTATTATGCAGAAAGCCTCATTTCAGGGTAAGGAAAAGTCAACAGTAGAAATATTTCTTCAAATTTACCTGCCATTAGCAGACTTCTTTGGTTCATGTTGCATGATCAGATATAACTAAACAATAGTAAAGCAGTAAGGTTTTTTGTGCTTGGGCACCAATTTTACATGAGATCCGTTTACCTGAATTTTTACGGGAAGCATTGTGTAAATCTATGCTCGTCATTACTGTCATCAGTATCTCAAAATCGTGCTGCAGAAGACACGGGCAactgggtcttgacctgaaatgtcaaccattcctttgcaTCCACCGAGCAGATTTGTTTTTGCTTCAATATGGTGCATTTGCTGAGCCTACTCTTTAATCAAATTTGGAAGGTTTGGTCATATAATTGCATAGATTTTTTATGCAGTTGAATTAACATTTCTTGTGACATATTGTATACTTTCACATGTGTCTGAAACACATTTGAAACTTTTTCATTACAAGGGTTGAGCGACAGCAAAGGAACTCCTTATTGTCCAAAATAATAAGTTATCCAAAAATAATGCTGTCCATTCTACTTAATTTCTTGTGAAACACAATGAAACAGTAATTGAAGTCTGCAGAAAATCTCTTTGAGATGTAGTCAGCGGCAGGACAGATGAGCAGTGGTGTCATTTTGTTAACACCCTGCTCTTTCAGCAAAGTGCCTTGGGGTGTTTAACAAGATTAATGCTTTAATGTAGGAGGTCAAACAATAAAGGGCTGGAGACCATCTACAATTTATTGGCCATTAGGACTTTGAGCTGTATGTATCAATTGTCCAATAATGATTTGTGGTAATGTTCGGTTGGATGACCTTGCAATTCTGGAATTTTAGCAAATTGATCTTGTGTTTTGagtcaaaagcttttttttaTAATCCCATGACTTCAGACTTCACTTGATTCCGTGCAAGTCAAAAACTTGTTTTTGTATAGGGAAAGACGTGTTGTATGAAGCAATACTTGTGGCTCTAGTCTGGAAGTTGTCTTTTTAATAGGAATGTTTCACAATAGCCAATACCTAATTATTGTATATGTTTGTTCAGATTGTGCCCATTGGAATTAGGAAGGACTTATTTTAATGACATATACTATGTACTTGTTTCTAGATGTTGTATGAAGCTACAATAAACTAATGGGAAATTTCTGAGTTGCAGGTCTCCAACTAAGAACTAACATGGCACTGTTGACTTTCTGCACTCAAGCCACCAACTGTTGGAGCTAGTAAAAGTTGCTAATCCTGGATTGGCATTCTGGAGCAATGAGTGAAATTTGCCATCATTGTGGAGTAAAGCTATTGTGCCAACttcgggggtggggaaggggtggaaaCAATGATGCATCAGGATTCCTGTGAACTGCTTTGATCTTCAGGAGTAATTGTAAAGACCTGTACATAGCACATTATCTGGAGATTCTATATACAGTACTTAGATGCCCACAATATGCATTGTACCAAATTATAGCTTAGTTAGAAAATCGTGTcaattctaaaaaaaaaaattgagcaAAGGGGCTTTGTGCATTCATTTTTCTTAAGTTAATATTTAagaaatttgtttaaaaaaagggtCCTgcactgtaaaaaaaataataagttGCATTTCTCagtttttaaaatggattcaatagtGAGAATGTTTTATCAGCTATTCTGGCACTGCATAACACTTGGGTGCCCTCCAGTATTTTGACCATGAATATATATTACAGATCTTCACATATTTAAGATGCTAATACGTGGTTTTACAGTGATGGGTTAAAGTTTATACCTGAATTTGTAATTAGGCAGGTGAATTCGTTAGTCTTCACTGCCTAACTGATGAACCAAATTTTTCTGAAGCTTGGTCTCTTGAAGAGTGTCTGGAGTAGGTTGTGCATGTTTAGGTGTAGACTTTACCCTTCTAAGTGGGCAATTGGAGGATTTTTGGTATTAAAAATGCTGTTGTGTTTTTCTTTGTAGCTATACTGCAGATTTTCTGCCTGATGTACAAAGACAAATGGTGATGTATATTTTCATGTAATTTGATTTTTGGAATTCTGTCACATGTAGTGAAAGTTCTTCCAAAATACAATTGTTTTCCAATAAGAGTTGTCAGTTTCAATTATCTAAAAGCTCTCAATTGCACCTGGTTTAATTACATATATGCAGGTTGCTATTACATTGAAAACCAGGATGCAGACAGGTTCAATGTTAACCAAACCACTATTTTTATGCAAGagcttgtacttttttctctctctctcccaccctcccacccccccccccccaagatagCCTTGAACACAACTTGAAGACACTGACTTAAATGTGGAATTCAATGTTTGCTTTTGAATCTTCTGCAAGATTTTAAATCTGTTGCAAGATATCTGGTATAGGCAGGTGTGCAGATGCATGACTGATGTAACCTCGTACTGTTTTCTTGATCGTCCTTGTGATTATTGTACTTGAATGAAACATGCACTGTGATGGCATGCACAGGCTTGCCCTTTGCCTGTGAATTGGCCAGCATAAATTTAGGAAGTTGAAAAGTTTAATATTTGATTCCAAAGTGAGCAGTGCCTATTTTAAATTGATCGGGCATGAAACTTTTTTGATGGAATCTGGTGCAATTTCATATTAAGGTGCATTGGGTCATTAAATCAGAACACAGGACAATATTTGATTTTGTTTACATCAATGGCTTTTTTGGGCTGAAGCCTCCTGAGGCTGGAAGGTAGATACAGAAGATGTattgtcgaattggaggaaagaaaAGTGTGCTTTGGAGACTTAGGGTTATGGGTgaatgacaatggacaataggtgcaggagtaggccattcggccctttgagccagcaccaccattcaatgtgatcatggctgatcattctcaatcactaccctgttcctgccttctccccattcccctgactccgctatccttaagagctctatctagctctctcttgaaagcatccagagaattggcctccactgccatctgaggcagtgaattccacagatttacaactctgactgaaaaagtttttcctcatctccgttctaaatgaggtttagtttagaacttcgaatgaggtttagtttagagatacaaagcggaaacaggcccctcggcccaccgagtctgtgcctaccagcgatccccgcacattaacactattctacacacattggggacaatttacaattttacccagccaactaatctgcaaacctggatatttttagagtgtgggaggaagccagagttcccggggaaaacccacacaggccacatCGAGAagccaagcacccttagtcaggatagaacctgagtcgctggcactataaggcagcatctgtgcagcccACGATGGATAAGATCTTATTTGGATAAGATCCAACTTATCAAAGATAAGAAACAAGTTGCATTTAGGTTTTCTTAATTGCATTTTAGTTCCAATCATGCCATTGGTGATATCGGCTCTCAACTGTGACAATATTAGGGAATTTTGAATCTGGGGTAATCCAAACAAGGGTATATCCTGGGCAATTTGTGCTTTGATTTtgaatcaatggatatttaattCTGATGCTCTGTAAAGGTGGAGGAACCGTGTGGAAATGACCATGAAAATGCTAATTTGTTTATAAGTAAAGTCTACAAGTCTAATGGGATTGTTGACTATTGATCAGATCTGTGCTTTTCGAACTACTGCATTCAATGGCTCACAAGACATGATCATGCCATTCAGACCAAGATACTGCATGTGACCTAAGAAACCAATGCCCCTTCTGACAGAAATATCTCTGTAATATGCCATTGCTATGTCAAGCTATTCATCATTCATTAATTGGAGCTGCCTTTGCAAGATTTAAAACTTGATAGTAATGACATTTAACTTGCTGGTAAAAGCTCACTCAAATTCATTTATTTGCATTAACATGCCAAACAACTGTTTCGTTGAAATATGTCCATTATAGCAGTTGCAAGCCACTAAATGGTCAACAGTCTTGAAAGTAGTCGATAAGTAGTGTGCTGTCATGTGCAACGATATAAACAGTTTTCTGTACATACTAGCATAATGTCAGAACTGGTGAGGTTTTGATTTGATCTCCTTTCACTCCTCTGAATCTGCTGTCCAATAACTTAAATACAACCAAGGGATGGCAATCTAACCTTGCCAGCTGCAACACTATAATGTTGTGGCTGATCCATGAGTTCTGCAAGCTTATGGATTActttaatatctaaaaatctattgaaTTTGTCAGCGACCtgagcctccactgctctctgggaGACAGTTCCAAAGATTCATACTCTGGGCTGTGCGTCACTTCTAAATAAGCTCTTCAGTAAAGTGTCAGAGGAAGTAAGAACTAACACTCAGTATTGCAGAAATTCCCATGCTTTAAGCTTGGAAACTTGTGATTTGGCAGTACCTGCAGAAGATATGATGAGGATAAATTTTCCTGTTAAGTTCAGGGTACATTTTGGGGCTGATGCAAATTGACTCGA
Proteins encoded in this region:
- the ube2g1a gene encoding ubiquitin-conjugating enzyme E2 G1a yields the protein MTEPQSALLLRRQLAELNKNPVDGFSAGLIDDNDLYRWEVLIIGPPDTLYEGGVFKAHLTFPKDYPLRPPKMKFITEIWHPNVDKNGEVCISILHEPGEDKYGYEKPEERWLPIHTVETILISVISMLADPNGDSPANVDAAKEWREDRNGEFKRKVARCVRKSQETAFE